The genome window GTCACATTCAAGTAATGTCCCTTGATTTCACCTGTTTCAGCTTGAGCCTTGTGGATAGCATCAGCAACAAATAGGAAGCGATCGCGCCAGCGCTGGAACGGCTGAGAGTTGATGTTTTCATCATCCTTGGTGAAGTCTAGGCCACCGCGCAAGCACTCGTAAACTGCACGACCATAGTTCTTAGCCGATAGGCCCAGCTTAGGCTTGATGGTGCAACCCAGCAACGGACGACCATATTTGTTGAGCTTGTCACGCTCAACTTGAATGCCGTGGGGAGGGCCTTGGAAGGTCTTCAGATAGGCAACGGGAATACGCAGGTCTTCCAATCGCAGTGCACGCAGGGCTTTAAAGCCAAACACATTACCTACGATCGAAGTCAGCATATTGGTCACCGAGCCTTCCTCAAACAAATCTAGAGGATAGGCAATGTAGGCGATGAACTGATTATCATCAGCGCCAGGGACTGGCTCAATGTCATAGCAGCGGCCCTTGTAGCGATCCAAGTCTGTCAACAAGTCAGTCCAGACCGTAGTCCATGTACCAGTGGAGGATTCTGCCGCTACTGCTGCACCTGCTTCTTCAGGAGGAACGCCAGGTTGAGGAGTTACGCGAAAGGCCGCCAGAATATCGGTATCCTTCGGAGTGTAGTCTGGGGTGTAGTAGGTTAATCGATAATCCTTTACCCCAGCTTGATACCCAGCTTTTGCCTGGGTCTTAGTTTGCGCGTAAGACATAATTCTGTTCCTTAGAAATCACAACGCTTCGACTGGGTACAAGAGATATCTAAGGAGTATTGCCTTCTATCTATGATGTACACAGTTGCGAATCTATAGAAAAGATTATCAGGAATGGTAATAAGCCTAGTTTTTGTTATCTTAATCAGGTTATACGGTCAGCTTATAAATCTATAAAAATGTTTGAACAGTCTCCAGTAGATGCTCTCTAAAAATGCAACAGTTCTGTAATCTATCGGCAGTTGACTATTCACAGTGTGGTCTACAGGGTCTAGGTGTAGTCTACTCATGGTCTAGGGGCACACTAAATCCATGGTTCGGCTTATAGTACAAGTGCCATAATGAAGGCTGGACGTTGCTAATGTTCAGGACTGTTAGGTTGCTGCTAGGTCTTACGTTAAAAAAATATGGAATTATTAACGATCGGCCACTCTAATTTGAGTATTGAGGCATTTATCGCGCTACTAAAAGAGCACCGAGTGACGGCGATCGTTGATGTCCGTTCTCACCCCTACAGCCGCTATGCACCTCATTTCAGCCAAGCAGCATTGAAATGCTCTCTGCAAGCAGTAGGTATTGCCTACGTATTTTTGGGTAAAGAGTTAGGTGCTAGGTCAACGGATCCAACTTGCTACGATGAACAGGGCAAGGTCATCTACGATCGACTAGCGCAAACTACTCTGTTTGCTGAAGGCATGAAGCGCTTAACGATTGGGATGCAGAAGTATCGAGTAGCTCTAATGTGTGCAGAAAAAGACCCCATAGCTTGCCATCGCTCAATTCTGATTTGCGATCGCCTAAAACAGCAGAATCTCTCTCTGCGCATTAGCCACATTCTTAGTGACGGTACCCTAGAAACTCATGAGCAACTAGAAGAGCGCCTCTTGGCCAATCTAGCGCAACCACCCCAGTTGCCAGAGCTAGAGCAACTGTGGCAAGCTGTGGAAACCCAGGCGACCAAGGCAAAAAAACGAGCAAAGCAGCCTACTTCTCTGCCCTTACTGGAACGTCTAGACCAACTGAAG of Cyanobacteriota bacterium contains these proteins:
- a CDS encoding form I ribulose bisphosphate carboxylase large subunit, with translation MSYAQTKTQAKAGYQAGVKDYRLTYYTPDYTPKDTDILAAFRVTPQPGVPPEEAGAAVAAESSTGTWTTVWTDLLTDLDRYKGRCYDIEPVPGADDNQFIAYIAYPLDLFEEGSVTNMLTSIVGNVFGFKALRALRLEDLRIPVAYLKTFQGPPHGIQVERDKLNKYGRPLLGCTIKPKLGLSAKNYGRAVYECLRGGLDFTKDDENINSQPFQRWRDRFLFVADAIHKAQAETGEIKGHYLNVTAPTCEEMLKRAEFAKELKMPIIMHDFLTAGFTANTTLARWCRDNGLLLHIHRAMHAVIDRQKNHGMHFRVLAKCLRMSGGDHIHTGTVVGKLEGEKGITMGFVDLLRENYIEQDKSRGIYFTQDWASMPGVMAVASGGIHVWHMPALVEIFGDDAVLQFGGGTLGHPWGNAPGATANRVALEACIQARNEGRDMMREGGDIIREAAKWSPEL
- a CDS encoding DUF488 domain-containing protein, which gives rise to MELLTIGHSNLSIEAFIALLKEHRVTAIVDVRSHPYSRYAPHFSQAALKCSLQAVGIAYVFLGKELGARSTDPTCYDEQGKVIYDRLAQTTLFAEGMKRLTIGMQKYRVALMCAEKDPIACHRSILICDRLKQQNLSLRISHILSDGTLETHEQLEERLLANLAQPPQLPELEQLWQAVETQATKAKKRAKQPTSLPLLERLDQLKQANSQQEREIAYSKPLSS